The Cellulomonas sp. S1-8 genomic sequence AGGACCTCGGGGCCACCGGCGCGGGTGGCGATGACGGCGCGCATGCCTGAGGCAACCACGTGCGACCCGCGGCGTGTTCCCCGAGATCGTTGGTATTTGTGTGCACTCGACTGTATGTTCATGCACATGACGTTCACGGTGGCGGTGGCCGGGGCCAGCGGGTACGCGGGCGGCGAGATGCTGCGACTGCTGCTCGACCACCCGCAGGCGCGCATCGGCACGCTCACGGCACACTCCAACGCCGGCACCCCGCTGGGGGCCCACCACCCGCACCTGCGCGACCTCGCCGACCGGGTGCTCGAGCCCACGACCCCGCAGGCGCTCGCAGGCCACGACGTCGTCGTGCTGGCCCTGCCCCACGGCGCGAGCGGCCAGGTCGCCGCCGAGCTCGAGGCGCTGGGGGAGGACCTGGTCGTCATCGACCTCGGTGCGGACCACCGCCTCGTCGACGCAGGCGACTGGGAGGCCTACTACGGCAGCCCGCACGCCGGGACATGGACCTACGGGCTGCCCGAGCTGGTCGTGGCCGACACGCTGACGTACCAGCGCGAGCGACTGGCCGGCGCCCGACGCATCGCCGTCCCGGGCTGCAACGTCACCGCCGTCACGCTCGGCCTGCAGCCGGGCGTCGCCGCGGGCCTGCTCGACACGACCGACCTCGTCGCCGTGCTCGCCGTCGGCTACTCCGGCGCCGGCAAGGCGCTCAAGCCGCACCTTCTGGCGTCCGAGGGGCTCGGCGCCGCCGCGCCCTACGCCGTCGGCGGCAGCCACCGGCACGTCCCGGAGATCGCGCAGAACCTGCGCAGCGCCGGCGCGACGGACGTGCGCACGTCCTTCACCCCCGTCCTGGTGCCGATGGCCCGCGGCATCCTCGCCACGGCCACCGCCCGCCTCGCGCCCGACGTCACTGTCGACGACGACGCGCTGCGCGAGGTCTGGCGCGCCGCGTACGCCGACGAGCCGTTCGTGCACGTCCTGCCCGCCGGGCAGTGGCCGACGACCGCCGCGACCACGGGCGCGAACACCGCGCTCGTGCAGGTCGCGTACGACGCCCGTGCCGGACGGGTCGTGACCGTCACGGCCATCGACAACCTCGTCAAGGGCACCGCCGGCGGCGCCGTCCAGTCCCTCAACCTCGCGCTCGGTCTGCCGGAGACCCTCGGCCTGCCGCGGAACGGAGTCGCCCCGTGACCGACCACCTCGGCCCTGCTCTCGAAGGCACGTCGCCCGGCACGTCCCCGGGGGT encodes the following:
- the argC gene encoding N-acetyl-gamma-glutamyl-phosphate reductase, producing MHMTFTVAVAGASGYAGGEMLRLLLDHPQARIGTLTAHSNAGTPLGAHHPHLRDLADRVLEPTTPQALAGHDVVVLALPHGASGQVAAELEALGEDLVVIDLGADHRLVDAGDWEAYYGSPHAGTWTYGLPELVVADTLTYQRERLAGARRIAVPGCNVTAVTLGLQPGVAAGLLDTTDLVAVLAVGYSGAGKALKPHLLASEGLGAAAPYAVGGSHRHVPEIAQNLRSAGATDVRTSFTPVLVPMARGILATATARLAPDVTVDDDALREVWRAAYADEPFVHVLPAGQWPTTAATTGANTALVQVAYDARAGRVVTVTAIDNLVKGTAGGAVQSLNLALGLPETLGLPRNGVAP